From the genome of Pseudomonas sp. AB6, one region includes:
- a CDS encoding tRNA (adenine(22)-N(1))-methyltransferase has translation MNEHTLSMRLERVAANVPAGARLADIGSDHGYLPVALMHRGLIATAVLGEVALTPFRSAQRTVRENGLDQRITLRLANGLAAIDARDGITAISICGMGGETIRDILDSGKARLSGQERLILQPNGGEQPLRQWLMDNGYRILCEEVLRENRFDYEIIVAERACPVMYTAEELYFGPLQMQARSPAFLLKWQRILRQKQKTLTHFAKARQALSEDKVQDVAQQARWITELLAC, from the coding sequence TTGAACGAACACACTTTGTCCATGCGTTTGGAGCGCGTGGCGGCAAATGTGCCAGCAGGTGCAAGACTGGCCGATATTGGCTCGGATCACGGCTACCTGCCGGTAGCGTTGATGCACCGGGGTCTCATCGCGACAGCGGTGCTCGGTGAAGTGGCCTTGACGCCGTTCCGCTCGGCCCAACGCACGGTACGCGAGAATGGCCTGGACCAGCGAATCACTTTGCGTCTGGCCAACGGCCTGGCAGCGATTGATGCCAGAGACGGGATCACGGCAATCAGCATTTGCGGCATGGGCGGCGAGACGATTCGCGACATTCTTGACAGCGGTAAGGCGCGCTTGAGCGGCCAGGAGCGGCTGATTCTGCAGCCCAACGGCGGCGAGCAGCCTTTGCGCCAATGGCTGATGGACAATGGCTACCGAATTCTCTGCGAGGAGGTGCTGCGAGAAAACCGCTTCGACTATGAAATCATCGTGGCTGAGCGCGCCTGCCCGGTGATGTACACCGCCGAGGAGTTGTACTTCGGCCCGCTGCAGATGCAGGCGCGTAGCCCGGCGTTTTTGCTCAAGTGGCAGCGCATACTGCGTCAGAAGCAGAAGACCTTGACTCATTTCGCCAAGGCGCGGCAGGCCTTGTCCGAGGACAAGGTGCAGGACGTCGCCCAACAGGCCCGGTGGATAACCGAACTGCTGGCGTGTTGA
- a CDS encoding aspartate/glutamate racemase family protein, with protein sequence MRITCLHTAESNIAVFDLAAKELGIGPEILRHEVRADLLAAAERAGGLTADLLNATQLALFSLAQHADAVALTCSTLGPAIEGIANAQSPILRVDEALASAAVHAGSAGGKVVVLCAVETTIDPTSRLFLHAAQGSNALVEVQLVSGAWALFKSGDLEGYLAAIAKAVDAAYIDGASVVALAQASMSGAASLVTAGPPPLTSATAGLRAALEVEKKDRS encoded by the coding sequence ATGCGTATCACCTGCCTACACACGGCTGAGAGCAACATAGCGGTCTTTGACTTGGCCGCAAAGGAGCTGGGTATTGGGCCCGAAATTTTGCGGCATGAAGTTCGAGCGGACCTCTTGGCTGCGGCCGAGCGTGCCGGTGGACTGACGGCTGACCTATTGAATGCAACGCAACTAGCGCTGTTTTCACTCGCTCAGCACGCTGACGCCGTTGCGCTTACCTGTTCGACCTTGGGCCCCGCTATCGAGGGCATTGCAAATGCTCAGTCGCCGATTTTGAGAGTCGATGAAGCACTGGCCTCGGCTGCCGTTCATGCAGGTTCTGCGGGGGGCAAAGTCGTAGTGTTGTGCGCGGTCGAAACCACAATCGACCCCACCTCTCGTCTGTTCCTTCATGCTGCGCAGGGATCAAACGCATTGGTCGAGGTGCAGCTTGTTTCCGGCGCTTGGGCATTGTTCAAGTCTGGCGACCTTGAGGGATACTTAGCGGCCATTGCGAAAGCGGTAGACGCTGCCTATATCGACGGCGCGTCAGTAGTTGCACTGGCACAAGCATCCATGAGTGGCGCCGCTTCGCTTGTGACCGCTGGCCCACCCCCACTCACCAGCGCAACGGCAGGTTTGAGGGCCGCACTGGAAGTCGAAAAAAAGGACCGCAGTTGA
- a CDS encoding DUF4124 domain-containing protein: MCATLLAGASAASAGAVYKCTNPDGKSIFQQTPCSVDSLNASTSYTSQRQEAVLKAAAADYAERIKEVEVLMENDEKLNEVLERKR, translated from the coding sequence GTGTGTGCAACGCTCTTGGCAGGTGCAAGCGCTGCGAGCGCCGGAGCCGTTTATAAATGCACCAATCCAGACGGCAAAAGCATCTTTCAGCAGACACCGTGTAGCGTTGACTCGCTTAATGCATCAACGTCATATACGTCTCAACGGCAAGAAGCCGTCCTCAAAGCCGCAGCGGCTGACTACGCCGAGCGGATTAAAGAGGTGGAAGTGTTGATGGAGAATGACGAGAAATTAAATGAGGTGTTGGAGCGGAAACGGTAG